One Anaerolineales bacterium genomic window carries:
- a CDS encoding HPF/RaiA family ribosome-associated protein, translated as MDGDNFPIEFNNEIDEVKKSENKYYTLAADRLSKLAEGHTDISGGMVNFKQPAKEHRTAHIYEVTIVVYMGSDPIAATEKGEQLQSALNGALDAVEQQVRERRKRLRNY; from the coding sequence ATGGACGGAGATAACTTCCCAATTGAGTTTAATAATGAAATTGATGAAGTGAAGAAAAGCGAAAACAAATACTACACCCTGGCGGCGGATCGGCTGAGCAAGTTGGCGGAAGGGCATACCGATATTTCGGGCGGGATGGTTAACTTTAAACAGCCCGCCAAAGAGCATCGGACGGCGCACATCTACGAAGTAACGATTGTCGTGTATATGGGATCAGATCCCATCGCAGCCACGGAAAAAGGCGAGCAGTTGCAGTCCGCACTGAACGGCGCTTTGGATGCCGTGGAACAGCAAGTTCGTGAACGCCGTAAACGACTGCGGAATTATTAA
- a CDS encoding DnaJ domain-containing protein, giving the protein MDYKDYYGILGVPPTAENKAVQQAYRRLAREVHPDVNPGDKEAEEKFKTINEAYQVLSDAEQRKKYDALRAQYLRWQQTGGRPEDFDWQTWSAQAENGVRVHYATPEDLEDLFGSASPYSDFFTNIFGRARSSGGDGRRGASPGPRRGRDVGYEVELTLEEAFHGTDRLLEMDGHRIKAGIPRGVRTGSRVRLAGQGEPGQNGGPAGDLYLLVRLLPHPTFEREGDNLHLEAPVDIFTAVAGGEIRVPSLERPLILKIPPRTNAGRSFRLRGKGMPRLGDPDKRGDLYARVRLVLPDPLTDREVDSIRALASSRPGRS; this is encoded by the coding sequence ATGGATTATAAGGATTATTATGGAATACTGGGCGTGCCGCCGACTGCCGAAAACAAGGCCGTCCAGCAGGCCTATCGCCGGTTGGCCCGCGAGGTTCACCCGGATGTAAACCCGGGGGATAAAGAAGCGGAAGAGAAATTCAAGACGATCAATGAGGCGTACCAGGTTCTGTCGGACGCCGAACAGCGCAAGAAGTACGATGCGTTGCGGGCCCAATACCTGCGCTGGCAGCAGACGGGCGGCCGCCCGGAGGATTTCGACTGGCAAACCTGGTCGGCCCAGGCCGAGAACGGGGTGCGCGTCCACTACGCCACCCCCGAAGACCTGGAAGACCTCTTTGGAAGCGCATCGCCGTATTCCGACTTCTTCACCAACATCTTTGGCCGGGCGCGCAGCAGCGGCGGAGACGGCCGGCGAGGCGCTTCCCCCGGCCCGCGCCGCGGACGGGATGTCGGGTACGAAGTCGAACTGACCCTGGAAGAGGCTTTTCATGGCACCGATCGCCTGTTGGAGATGGATGGGCACCGCATTAAAGCCGGTATTCCACGGGGTGTGCGCACCGGATCGCGAGTCCGCCTGGCCGGTCAGGGGGAGCCGGGCCAAAATGGCGGTCCGGCCGGGGATCTGTATTTGCTTGTGCGGCTTCTGCCCCATCCCACCTTCGAGCGCGAAGGGGACAACTTGCATCTCGAGGCGCCGGTCGATATCTTCACCGCTGTCGCCGGAGGGGAAATCCGCGTTCCCTCCCTGGAGCGGCCGCTGATCCTGAAGATCCCGCCCCGCACCAACGCCGGGCGGAGTTTCCGCTTGCGCGGAAAAGGGATGCCCCGCCTGGGCGACCCCGACAAGCGCGGCGATCTGTATGCTCGGGTCCGGCTGGTGCTGCCTGATCCGCTTACCGATCGGGAAGTCGACAGCATCCGCGCGTTGGCCTCCTCCAGGCCGGGCCGTTCATAA